In the genome of Desulfovibrio desulfuricans, one region contains:
- a CDS encoding GntP family permease, with protein sequence MDVGSWQMIAGLVVGISVLVGLILYSRIHAFPALIIAAIVTGLVGGMPFSKVIASVTKGFGGTLGSIGIIIGFGIMMGAIFEKSGAAKRMAKVFLKLFGKGREELALATTGFIVSIPIFCDSGFVILSPLAKAISRATGKSLITLGVALAAGLVITHHLIPPTPGPVASAEYFNVPLGDMILFGLLLAIPLTIASIIYARYIGNKVFRLPAQDSDDGFVDQPYAIGAGGQWMDADDSKLPSAWKSFAPILIPVVLILLGTFTTALVPKAERVGLMFDLIDGLGSPVVAVGIGLVFAAFFLTDGMSRKDVVNTMDDSVKQAGIILLVTGGGGALGMVLRDSGAGTHVANLIATMHLPAVILPLAIATIVRLMQGSGTVAMVTSASIVAPMAATLGLNPTLGALACCTGAFIFSYFNDSYYWVVTRMLGVSDVREQIRIWSVTTTICWAVGCTILIVAGFFI encoded by the coding sequence ATGGATGTGGGCAGTTGGCAGATGATTGCTGGCCTTGTGGTTGGCATCAGCGTTCTGGTTGGTCTTATTCTTTACAGTCGTATTCACGCCTTCCCGGCGCTGATCATTGCCGCCATCGTCACGGGGCTTGTGGGCGGCATGCCCTTCAGCAAGGTTATCGCTTCTGTCACCAAGGGCTTTGGCGGCACCCTGGGCAGCATCGGCATCATCATCGGCTTTGGCATCATGATGGGCGCCATCTTTGAAAAATCCGGCGCTGCCAAGCGCATGGCCAAGGTTTTTCTGAAGCTTTTTGGTAAAGGCCGCGAAGAACTGGCCCTTGCCACAACGGGCTTTATCGTGTCCATTCCCATTTTCTGCGATTCGGGTTTTGTCATTCTTTCGCCGCTGGCAAAAGCCATTTCGCGGGCCACTGGCAAAAGCCTCATAACTCTTGGCGTGGCGCTGGCGGCAGGGCTGGTCATCACCCACCACCTTATTCCGCCCACTCCCGGCCCTGTGGCCTCGGCGGAATACTTCAACGTGCCCCTTGGCGACATGATCCTGTTCGGCCTGCTGCTGGCCATCCCCCTGACCATCGCCTCCATCATCTATGCCCGTTACATCGGCAACAAGGTGTTTCGCCTGCCCGCACAGGACAGTGATGATGGTTTTGTTGACCAGCCCTATGCCATTGGCGCGGGCGGCCAGTGGATGGACGCTGACGACAGCAAGCTGCCCTCGGCCTGGAAGAGCTTTGCACCCATTCTTATTCCCGTAGTGCTCATCCTGCTTGGCACCTTCACCACCGCCCTTGTTCCCAAGGCTGAGCGCGTGGGCTTGATGTTTGACCTCATTGACGGCCTTGGTTCCCCCGTTGTGGCAGTGGGCATCGGCCTTGTTTTCGCGGCCTTCTTCCTCACCGACGGCATGAGCCGCAAGGACGTGGTCAACACGATGGACGACTCCGTCAAGCAGGCGGGCATCATTCTGCTGGTTACGGGCGGCGGCGGCGCGCTGGGCATGGTGCTGCGCGACAGCGGCGCGGGTACGCATGTGGCAAACCTCATTGCCACCATGCATCTGCCTGCGGTCATCCTGCCGCTTGCCATCGCCACCATTGTGCGCCTTATGCAGGGTTCCGGCACTGTGGCCATGGTCACATCGGCCTCCATCGTTGCGCCCATGGCCGCAACCCTTGGCCTCAATCCCACCCTTGGGGCGCTGGCCTGTTGCACTGGCGCATTTATCTTCTCCTACTTCAATGACAGCTACTACTGGGTTGTCACCCGCATGCTCGGTGTTTCGGACGTGCGCGAGCAGATCCGCATCTGGTCGGTCACGACCACCATCTGCTGGGCTGTGGGCTGCACCATCCTCATCGTGGCGGGCTTTTTCATCTAG